The proteins below are encoded in one region of Arenibacter algicola:
- a CDS encoding TraG family conjugative transposon ATPase gives MDKINISSDHPIAYIQENIVFANNGNVIQCYEGSLPEIYSLSEKDFEDIHGAWFQAIKSLPIGCVIHKQDVYLKKQYTSENLPNTTFLAKATHKHFKGRDYIEHRCFVFFILTKNKSLNNAKYLNPFRKVPQGVAQELNEHIKSFMDSVNDSVSFINNSRKMQFVPMVEREILTLTENYFNGFNEGFDTDILLDRSKVAIGENLFDVLAINSELCFGGNVQSSKTNERFTSDDFVFHQGFIDGIGLALNENHIVNQIIYLDDKHKWRKLLDKKIEELKKSSNFGSQNKVTLSKVQLILDQINNDDSSRIIRGHLNVIYWHPEAKGLAKIGLKIRTEFKELDMVPYYPRGEERKNYILNSYFCFSPNFSDGDLYVTDLKHALCLYINNSNYKTDATGIIFNDREHNIPVLKDVWDERKKRIKARNFAIFAPTGEGKSFLANNILRQYFEAGVRLVIIDLGGSYTKFAKLYPEQYTVLRYESGKNLGINPFYVHDPEDLAPERLEDLSVFLFELLASELKATKAQSVSIKKILLYYYQMVKKNHSLDSFYRFIEEHQNNLLDQLKIQADYFNIPGFLHIMSEYVGNGLYSFLFEVSEDQTFKIEDKRLIVFELDEVKDNKEILSVMLKLIKSAIQRTIWKNRAEKGIILFDEFAKQLKFDNVLESVEFYYQAIRKQNGAIGIILQSINQLPNNSTSASILENTQVIYSLNNEKGYGELKNRLNLSSHDLNQLKSIKNNLAGPRKYTEIFIKIGKESNIFRLEVPPEVYAAYLTDGEENEAIMALYEKTNDMEKAITEFIKQKK, from the coding sequence ATGGACAAGATTAATATATCGTCAGACCATCCCATTGCGTATATACAGGAAAATATCGTCTTCGCCAATAATGGCAATGTTATCCAGTGTTATGAAGGCTCCTTACCGGAGATCTATTCCCTTTCGGAGAAGGATTTTGAGGATATCCATGGCGCTTGGTTCCAGGCCATCAAATCATTGCCCATCGGATGCGTGATACACAAACAGGATGTTTATTTAAAGAAACAGTACACTTCTGAAAACCTGCCCAATACCACCTTTTTGGCCAAGGCTACACATAAGCATTTCAAAGGACGTGATTATATAGAACATAGGTGTTTTGTGTTTTTTATCCTTACCAAGAACAAGTCATTGAACAACGCCAAATATTTAAACCCTTTTCGAAAAGTACCACAAGGGGTTGCCCAGGAACTGAACGAGCATATCAAAAGTTTTATGGACTCCGTAAACGATTCCGTCTCCTTTATCAACAACAGTCGCAAAATGCAGTTCGTTCCAATGGTCGAAAGGGAAATTCTAACCCTCACCGAAAACTATTTCAACGGGTTCAACGAAGGTTTTGACACCGACATACTTTTGGACAGGTCCAAGGTTGCTATTGGCGAAAATCTCTTTGATGTTCTGGCCATCAACAGTGAACTCTGCTTTGGAGGGAACGTCCAGAGCAGCAAGACCAATGAACGGTTTACATCGGACGATTTTGTGTTCCATCAGGGGTTTATCGATGGAATAGGCCTCGCATTGAACGAAAACCATATCGTAAACCAGATCATCTATCTGGACGACAAGCACAAATGGCGTAAGTTATTGGACAAGAAGATCGAAGAACTCAAAAAAAGTTCCAATTTTGGTTCCCAGAACAAGGTAACGCTTTCAAAAGTCCAACTGATTCTTGACCAGATCAATAATGATGACAGCTCGCGCATTATCCGTGGCCATCTCAATGTTATCTATTGGCATCCAGAAGCCAAGGGCCTTGCCAAAATAGGCTTAAAAATAAGGACCGAATTCAAAGAGCTCGATATGGTCCCCTACTACCCCAGGGGGGAGGAACGAAAAAATTATATCCTCAATAGTTATTTCTGTTTCTCTCCCAATTTCTCGGACGGGGATCTTTACGTAACCGACCTGAAACATGCCCTGTGCCTATATATCAACAACAGCAACTACAAAACGGATGCTACAGGGATCATCTTCAACGACCGGGAACACAACATCCCAGTCCTTAAGGATGTCTGGGATGAAAGGAAAAAGCGCATAAAGGCACGGAATTTTGCCATTTTCGCCCCAACGGGCGAGGGCAAGTCCTTTCTGGCCAACAATATCCTACGGCAATACTTCGAGGCCGGTGTCCGGCTGGTCATTATCGATCTTGGAGGGTCCTACACCAAATTTGCCAAGCTCTATCCCGAACAATATACCGTATTGAGATATGAGAGCGGTAAGAACCTGGGCATCAATCCATTTTATGTTCACGACCCTGAAGACCTAGCTCCAGAGCGATTGGAGGACCTTTCAGTATTCCTTTTTGAGTTGTTGGCCTCAGAGCTAAAGGCTACCAAGGCCCAGTCCGTCTCCATTAAAAAGATACTGCTGTATTATTATCAGATGGTCAAAAAGAACCATTCCCTGGACAGTTTCTATCGCTTTATAGAGGAACATCAAAACAATTTGTTGGACCAGCTTAAAATACAGGCCGATTACTTCAATATCCCCGGCTTCCTCCATATCATGTCCGAATATGTCGGCAACGGGCTGTACAGCTTCCTTTTCGAGGTCAGCGAGGACCAGACCTTTAAGATAGAGGATAAACGCTTGATCGTTTTTGAGCTGGACGAAGTCAAGGACAATAAGGAAATCCTTTCGGTGATGCTCAAACTGATCAAGTCTGCCATCCAACGGACCATCTGGAAAAACCGAGCGGAAAAGGGCATCATCCTTTTCGATGAGTTCGCCAAACAGCTCAAATTCGACAATGTATTGGAGAGTGTGGAATTCTACTATCAGGCCATCCGAAAACAGAACGGGGCCATAGGGATCATCCTGCAATCCATCAACCAATTGCCCAACAATTCCACCTCGGCCAGCATACTGGAAAATACCCAGGTCATCTATAGCCTGAACAACGAAAAGGGATATGGGGAACTTAAGAACAGGCTGAACCTGTCCAGCCACGACCTGAACCAATTGAAATCCATAAAGAACAACCTTGCGGGACCACGCAAGTACACCGAAATATTCATCAAGATTGGGAAAGAAAGCAACATTTTCAGGTTGGAGGTACCCCCTGAAGTCTATGCCGCCTATCTAACCGATGGCGAGGAAAACGAGGCCATAATGGCCCTTTATGAAAAGACCAATGATATGGAGAAAGCTATAACTGAATTTATAAAACA
- a CDS encoding membrane protein, whose protein sequence is MRKFEVYRNIRKQAMIFGLSISFFALQMICVVGSLMVIIFSFSLAMIIGVSLFNIALYLALIRITNNPQTITFWRVFPKIISNKKSSLLTYGQD, encoded by the coding sequence ATGCGAAAATTTGAGGTATACCGCAACATCAGAAAACAGGCCATGATATTCGGCCTGTCCATTTCCTTTTTTGCACTGCAGATGATCTGTGTGGTCGGTTCTTTAATGGTCATCATTTTCTCGTTCAGTCTTGCCATGATTATCGGAGTCTCGTTATTCAATATTGCTCTGTATTTAGCCTTGATCAGGATTACAAACAACCCCCAAACAATTACCTTTTGGAGGGTATTTCCAAAAATCATCAGCAATAAAAAATCGTCATTACTTACTTATGGACAAGATTAA
- a CDS encoding N-acetylmuramoyl-L-alanine amidase family protein, producing MKRFWIVCLWMGFAPFCNPTLAQENRRQMVVLDPGHGGVDSGAIGINGIKEKDIVLEVAKEAIRLNRELFGNTLDIYLTRYNDTLISLSDRTKLVKILQPDIFISIHCNQADRREAQGIEVYVQKPNSKTNIELQSKSENLGESLLSEFDKALGFKIREMKYVNFQVLRDTQDICPGVLLELGFLSNWEEAEHSRRRESVMGYGIVILQVILKTLESM from the coding sequence ATGAAACGCTTTTGGATAGTTTGCCTTTGGATGGGATTTGCCCCTTTTTGTAATCCCACACTGGCGCAGGAAAATAGACGACAAATGGTAGTCTTAGATCCTGGACATGGGGGAGTGGATTCGGGAGCGATTGGAATTAATGGAATAAAGGAGAAGGATATCGTTCTGGAGGTTGCTAAAGAGGCAATACGTTTGAACAGGGAACTGTTTGGAAACACCTTGGATATCTATTTGACTAGATATAATGATACTTTAATTTCTTTGAGTGATAGGACCAAGTTGGTCAAGATTTTGCAACCGGATATTTTTATTTCCATTCATTGTAATCAGGCTGATAGGAGGGAAGCCCAGGGAATTGAAGTCTATGTGCAGAAACCAAATTCTAAAACTAATATTGAACTACAGTCCAAATCCGAAAACTTAGGGGAATCATTATTGTCGGAATTTGATAAGGCTTTGGGATTTAAGATAAGGGAAATGAAATATGTAAATTTTCAGGTATTACGTGATACCCAAGACATTTGTCCGGGAGTGTTATTGGAATTGGGTTTTTTGTCCAATTGGGAGGAGGCGGAGCATAGTAGGAGGAGGGAGAGTGTTATGGGGTATGGGATTGTTATACTACAAGTAATTTTAAAAACTTTGGAGTCAATGTAG
- a CDS encoding class I SAM-dependent methyltransferase, whose product MKLDRKKHWETVYETKNPDQVSWTQEIPKTSLEFIRSFKLNKKAKIIDIGGGDSKLVDYLLEEGYSNITVLDISEKAIAKAKKRLGEKASKVNWIVSDITEFKPHSSFDVWHDRATFHFLTTDGQIKKYIKQATKFVSGYLVIGTFSQNGPKKCSGLEIKQYNEEELTLELKKGFDKIQCITEDHTTPFNTIQNFLFCSFKRQLTEKPTLPTPTS is encoded by the coding sequence ATGAAATTAGACAGAAAGAAACATTGGGAAACAGTTTACGAAACTAAAAATCCAGACCAGGTAAGTTGGACCCAAGAAATACCAAAAACTTCACTGGAGTTTATACGTTCGTTCAAACTAAATAAAAAGGCAAAAATTATAGACATTGGTGGTGGCGACAGTAAACTTGTTGACTATTTACTTGAGGAAGGGTATAGTAACATTACTGTACTTGATATTTCAGAAAAAGCAATTGCAAAAGCTAAAAAAAGACTGGGAGAAAAGGCAAGTAAAGTAAATTGGATTGTAAGCGACATTACCGAATTTAAACCTCATTCGTCTTTTGATGTTTGGCACGACAGGGCAACTTTTCATTTTCTTACAACAGATGGCCAAATTAAAAAATATATTAAGCAAGCGACAAAATTTGTAAGTGGCTATTTAGTAATCGGTACCTTTTCACAAAACGGACCAAAAAAATGTAGCGGACTTGAAATAAAACAATACAATGAAGAGGAATTAACATTGGAATTAAAAAAGGGATTTGACAAAATTCAATGTATAACAGAGGACCACACAACACCGTTCAACACCATACAGAATTTTCTGTTTTGTAGTTTTAAAAGACAATTGACAGAAAAGCCAACATTACCTACTCCTACAAGCTAA
- a CDS encoding ArsR/SmtB family transcription factor, translating into MENNSCIRQQADIEQINRCKVTVSELNETFDYLANGLSLVGNSVRLKILYLLFEEKRLCVCDLSDILGMNISAISQHLRKMKDRNLLQTEREAQTIFYSLTPEYSTFLNPFFEILDKNKVLETI; encoded by the coding sequence ATGGAAAATAATTCTTGCATAAGACAACAAGCGGATATTGAACAGATAAACCGTTGTAAAGTGACAGTTTCAGAACTAAACGAAACATTTGATTATTTAGCAAATGGACTTTCATTGGTTGGAAATAGTGTAAGGCTGAAAATTCTTTACCTACTCTTTGAGGAAAAACGACTTTGCGTTTGTGATTTAAGCGACATTCTCGGAATGAACATTTCAGCTATTTCCCAACATTTGAGAAAAATGAAGGACAGAAATTTATTGCAAACGGAAAGAGAAGCCCAAACCATTTTTTACTCACTAACTCCTGAATATTCAACATTCTTGAATCCGTTTTTTGAAATACTCGATAAAAACAAAGTTTTAGAAACGATATGA
- the merTP gene encoding mercuric transport protein MerTP — protein sequence MKRENKLIGAGLLAAITASLCCITPVLALIAGTSGIASTFSWIEPFRPYLIGLTILVLGFAWYQKLKPQKEIDCECETDEKPKFIQSKTFLGIVTAFAIIMLAFPYYSSIFYPDNKKEVVIVNQSDIQIANFNVQGMTCAGCEESIKHAVNELDGIINVTPLYEKGSTVVEFDKSKTSKVAIEKAINSTGYKVTGKKEIE from the coding sequence ATGAAACGTGAGAACAAATTAATTGGTGCAGGTTTACTTGCTGCTATTACAGCTTCATTATGTTGTATTACACCCGTTTTGGCTCTCATTGCAGGAACAAGCGGAATTGCCTCAACATTTTCTTGGATTGAGCCTTTTAGACCTTATCTAATCGGGCTAACAATTTTAGTGCTCGGCTTTGCTTGGTATCAAAAACTAAAACCTCAAAAAGAAATTGACTGCGAATGTGAAACAGACGAAAAACCAAAATTTATACAGTCAAAAACCTTTTTGGGAATAGTAACAGCATTTGCAATTATAATGCTGGCATTTCCATATTATTCATCCATTTTTTATCCGGATAATAAAAAAGAAGTGGTCATTGTAAACCAATCAGATATTCAAATCGCAAACTTTAATGTTCAAGGAATGACTTGTGCTGGCTGTGAAGAGAGCATAAAACACGCTGTAAATGAATTGGACGGTATTATAAATGTAACCCCTTTGTATGAAAAGGGAAGTACCGTCGTAGAGTTTGATAAGTCTAAAACCTCTAAAGTAGCTATTGAAAAGGCAATTAATTCTACAGGTTATAAAGTGACGGGCAAAAAAGAAATAGAATGA
- a CDS encoding GDCCVxC domain-containing (seleno)protein has product MKTILKSEITCPKCGHKKEEEMLTNACQFFYECKNCKTVLKPNEGDCCVYCSYGSVKCPSIQENESCNNSSCC; this is encoded by the coding sequence ATGAAAACTATATTAAAATCAGAAATTACTTGTCCGAAATGTGGACACAAAAAAGAAGAAGAAATGCTGACGAACGCTTGTCAATTCTTTTACGAGTGCAAGAATTGCAAGACGGTTTTGAAACCTAATGAAGGGGATTGTTGTGTCTATTGTAGTTATGGCTCTGTAAAATGTCCTTCTATTCAAGAGAACGAAAGTTGTAATAATTCCAGTTGTTGCTAA
- a CDS encoding metal-sensing transcriptional repressor: MKSEEHKLPTDLILDIKSRLKTLSGQINGIVKMLDEGKDPEQINIQFKSIDKGIQKAHYLLLDEVYRKALAIGIVKAVDSCPGNCGNEDKIEYLKSEFPNLELSDLTNRLKEIQTIETRLKDYNEKKD, encoded by the coding sequence ATGAAATCGGAAGAGCACAAATTACCTACTGATTTAATCTTGGATATTAAATCCAGATTAAAAACTTTGAGTGGTCAAATAAACGGTATTGTTAAAATGCTTGATGAGGGAAAAGACCCCGAGCAAATCAACATTCAGTTCAAATCTATTGATAAAGGCATTCAAAAAGCACATTACTTACTGTTGGATGAAGTTTATCGAAAAGCGCTTGCTATTGGAATTGTAAAGGCTGTGGACTCTTGCCCAGGCAATTGTGGCAATGAAGATAAAATTGAATATTTAAAAAGTGAATTCCCTAACTTGGAATTATCTGATTTGACCAATCGCTTAAAAGAAATCCAAACCATTGAAACCAGATTAAAAGACTACAACGAAAAAAAAGATTAA
- a CDS encoding thioredoxin family protein, protein MKRQIEIFTAGCPVCEPVVQLVKETAGKDCEITLHNLSEQCESKICVSKMKEYGVTRVPAIAVNGKLLNCCTNIKITRDDLVNAGIGSC, encoded by the coding sequence ATGAAACGACAAATCGAGATTTTTACAGCAGGTTGCCCAGTATGCGAGCCTGTGGTGCAATTAGTAAAAGAAACAGCAGGAAAGGACTGCGAAATCACACTTCATAATCTGTCTGAGCAATGCGAAAGTAAAATCTGTGTTTCAAAAATGAAGGAATATGGGGTTACAAGAGTTCCTGCCATTGCTGTTAACGGAAAACTATTGAATTGCTGTACCAACATCAAAATCACAAGAGATGATTTGGTAAATGCAGGCATAGGAAGCTGTTAG
- a CDS encoding cation transporter, protein MAITKLNKKASMGTAVFSAVSLKLCCWGPLLLTSVVGISGSSVYFSWLIALKPYLLAIAFLSLGLAFYQVYKKKRVDDCGNCETDKPSFFKSKFYLWLVTAFVVTMTLVSYYPQIFHPTATKGIVATNNTHIQTVKLNVEGMVCSGCEENINHSVNKINGVTNVTTSLERGTSIVEFDTTKTNVDEIKKVIQSKGYLITNSRD, encoded by the coding sequence ATGGCAATTACTAAATTAAACAAAAAAGCATCTATGGGGACTGCTGTATTTTCAGCAGTTTCCCTCAAACTATGCTGCTGGGGCCCTTTGCTACTTACAAGTGTAGTTGGTATTAGTGGGAGTTCTGTCTATTTTTCTTGGCTTATTGCATTGAAACCTTATCTATTGGCCATAGCATTTTTGTCATTGGGATTGGCTTTTTATCAAGTTTATAAAAAAAAGAGAGTGGACGATTGTGGCAACTGTGAAACTGATAAACCATCATTTTTTAAGTCGAAATTCTACTTGTGGTTGGTTACAGCGTTTGTTGTTACAATGACATTGGTTTCTTATTATCCACAAATATTTCACCCAACGGCCACAAAAGGAATTGTTGCAACAAACAATACACATATTCAAACTGTAAAATTGAATGTTGAAGGGATGGTATGCTCTGGTTGTGAAGAAAATATCAATCATTCTGTAAACAAAATTAATGGGGTTACAAATGTAACTACGTCTCTAGAAAGAGGAACTTCAATTGTAGAATTTGATACCACTAAAACGAATGTCGATGAGATAAAAAAGGTCATTCAATCAAAAGGGTATTTGATTACAAATAGTAGAGACTGA
- a CDS encoding heavy metal translocating P-type ATPase yields METISIFETKEKNTKKGVKESFPVTGMTCASCAASVESVLKHTEGVFDANVNFANSSVLIEYDEGLNPNQLQNALREVGYDIIIDAGDPSEVQQELQQKHYQDIKSRTIWSAILTLPIFVLGMFYMQWEPGKWISLVLAFPILFWFGRSFFINAFKQAKHGKANMDTLVALSTGIAFIFSVFNTFFPEFWLSRGIEPHVYYEAATVIITFISLGKLLEEKAKSNTSSAIKKLMGLQPKTLKIIENGEEKEVPISSVQVGQTILVRPGEKIPVDGAVSKGSSYVDESMITGEPVPVQKSQGEKVFAGTVNQKGSFQFTAEKVGGETLLSQIIKMVQQAQGSKAPVQKLVDKIAGIFVPVVLSISIVTFIVWMSVGGDNAFSQALLTSVAVLVIACPCALGLATPTAIMVGIGKGAENNILIKDAESLELGHKVNAVILDKTGTITEGKPLVTDIFWKDKLENKNEYKEILLAIEAQSEHPLAEAVVNHLKEENIVQAEITSFESITGKGVKAQSENGSKYYVGNHKLMVERNIQIDATLIQTAESLEEKAKTVIFLGNENQVLAILAIADRIKETSKKAIATLQERGIEVFMLTGDNNKTASAVAHQVGITNYQGEVMPSDKAAFVEKLQTDGKIVAMVGDGINDSHALAQANVSIAMGKGSDIAMDVAKMTLITSDLQSIPKALELSKRTVLGIRQNLFWAFIYNIMGIPIAAGVLYPVNGFLLDPMIAGAAMAFSSVSVVANSLRLKRVKL; encoded by the coding sequence ATGGAGACAATCAGCATATTTGAAACCAAAGAAAAGAATACTAAAAAAGGAGTAAAGGAATCATTTCCGGTTACGGGAATGACCTGTGCTTCTTGTGCAGCGAGTGTTGAATCTGTATTAAAACATACCGAGGGAGTATTTGACGCAAACGTCAATTTCGCGAACAGTTCTGTTTTGATAGAGTATGATGAGGGGTTAAACCCTAATCAACTTCAAAACGCACTTCGTGAGGTCGGTTACGATATTATAATTGATGCCGGAGACCCTTCGGAAGTACAACAAGAACTTCAGCAAAAGCATTATCAGGACATAAAAAGCCGTACCATCTGGTCGGCGATACTTACGCTGCCCATTTTTGTGTTGGGAATGTTCTATATGCAATGGGAACCAGGCAAATGGATTTCATTGGTATTGGCCTTTCCCATTCTTTTTTGGTTCGGGCGTAGCTTTTTCATCAATGCCTTCAAGCAGGCCAAACACGGTAAAGCAAATATGGATACCTTGGTGGCTTTAAGTACCGGAATCGCTTTCATCTTTAGTGTATTCAATACGTTCTTTCCTGAATTTTGGTTAAGTCGCGGTATCGAACCTCACGTATATTACGAAGCGGCTACCGTGATTATCACCTTTATTTCCTTGGGGAAACTATTGGAAGAAAAGGCAAAATCCAATACCTCTTCAGCCATCAAAAAACTAATGGGTCTTCAACCAAAAACCCTTAAAATTATTGAGAATGGGGAAGAAAAGGAAGTTCCTATTTCATCTGTACAGGTGGGTCAGACCATTTTGGTGCGTCCCGGAGAAAAGATTCCCGTGGATGGCGCAGTTTCCAAGGGAAGCTCGTATGTAGATGAAAGTATGATTACGGGAGAACCCGTTCCAGTTCAGAAATCCCAAGGGGAAAAGGTGTTCGCTGGCACCGTTAATCAAAAAGGAAGCTTTCAGTTTACCGCTGAAAAAGTAGGCGGGGAAACCCTGCTTTCCCAAATCATTAAAATGGTTCAGCAAGCGCAAGGTAGTAAGGCACCCGTTCAAAAACTGGTCGATAAGATTGCCGGTATATTTGTTCCTGTGGTATTGAGTATTTCCATTGTAACCTTCATTGTCTGGATGTCTGTAGGAGGCGATAATGCCTTTTCGCAAGCCTTATTGACCTCGGTAGCCGTATTGGTTATCGCTTGTCCCTGTGCCCTGGGCTTGGCAACGCCGACTGCCATAATGGTGGGTATCGGCAAGGGAGCGGAAAATAATATTTTGATAAAAGATGCCGAAAGTCTAGAGCTTGGACATAAAGTGAATGCAGTAATCCTTGATAAAACGGGTACGATTACGGAAGGAAAACCATTGGTAACCGACATTTTTTGGAAGGATAAGCTTGAAAATAAAAATGAATACAAGGAAATTCTTTTGGCTATCGAAGCACAATCAGAACATCCTTTGGCAGAAGCGGTAGTCAATCATTTAAAAGAGGAAAATATTGTACAAGCAGAAATTACTTCCTTCGAAAGTATCACAGGAAAAGGCGTAAAGGCCCAATCAGAGAATGGTTCAAAATATTATGTGGGCAACCATAAACTTATGGTCGAAAGGAATATTCAAATCGACGCTACTTTGATACAAACAGCAGAAAGTCTGGAAGAGAAGGCAAAAACAGTCATATTCTTGGGTAACGAAAATCAAGTGCTTGCGATACTGGCAATTGCGGACAGGATTAAAGAAACTTCAAAAAAAGCCATCGCTACGCTTCAAGAAAGAGGCATCGAAGTCTTTATGCTCACGGGAGATAACAATAAAACGGCTTCTGCCGTGGCACATCAGGTAGGAATAACAAATTATCAAGGCGAAGTAATGCCTTCGGACAAAGCGGCTTTTGTCGAAAAATTACAGACGGATGGGAAGATAGTAGCAATGGTGGGCGATGGTATCAACGATTCGCACGCATTGGCGCAAGCCAATGTTAGTATTGCAATGGGTAAGGGTTCGGATATAGCAATGGATGTAGCAAAAATGACCTTGATAACATCAGATTTGCAATCCATCCCAAAAGCATTGGAACTGTCAAAAAGAACCGTGTTGGGCATACGTCAGAACTTATTTTGGGCGTTCATTTACAACATTA